CAGTTTGCCACCAGCCTGCCGTTTCAGTTTGGGCCGGGGCTAGCCGGGGCGGGCAGTACGATTTTGAGTCGGTGGCCACGCACGAGCTGGGCCACGCGCAGCAGCTCACGCACCTCATTCGGCCCGGCGCCATCATGCACTACGGTATTGCGGCCGGCGCCAATCTGCGCATCCTCAGCCCGGCTTCCGACGTGGCGGGCGGGCGCCTGGTGCTGCGCACCCGCAGCTTTCGCAACCGGGGCTGCGGCGGGCCGGCGATGCTGCCGGCGCCCCTCACGGCCCTGGCCACTACCGTGGCCGGCGGGGTGCCTGCTTTCACGCTTAGCACCCGCGCCGAGTGCTTCCTAACGGGTTTCGTGCTGGAGCGCAGCGCGGGCCTCGACACCACGGCCGCCAGCGGGGGGTGGCAGGCCGTAGCTACGGCCGGCGCCGGGCTAGCCAGCGGCCAGTACACGCTGGCCGACCCGCGCCCCGCCGCCGGCCTGCACTACTACCGCCTGAGCCTGCGCCGCCCCGATGGCACCACCGACTACGCGGCCCCGCTGCCGCTGCTCACCGATGGCGGCCCCGAGGCGCAGGCATTTCCTAATCCCATCACCGGCGACCAGCTCCAGGTAGTGTACCCGGCCGCGGCCAACGGCAACCTGACGCTGCGCTTCTACGACGAGCTGGGCCGCTACCACCGGGGCCAGCTCGTGGCCGTGCAAACCGGGCTCAACGTGCTCACGCTCAACGTGGCCGGTATGCGCCCCGGTTTCTACATCTTGCGCCTCACCGACGACCAGGGTAGCCGCAGTATTCGGATAGTGAAGCGATAACGTTCTGCTACCAGGCATTTGGCGCTTCAGTAGTGGCTACTATTTGCTGCTTATGCCTGCCCGGCAAAGCGGTACGCGCGCAGCTCCTCGGCGCTGAGGTTGCCATTCAGCCATTCGCCTTCGATGGTGGCGCCGAGCTTTTTGTAGAAGGCAATGGCCGGCTCGTTCCAGTCGAGCACCTGCCACTTCATGCGCTGGGCGCCGGTGCGCTGGGCCTCGGCCACCACGGCATCGAAGAGCAGGCGGCCGTAGCCGCCGCGCCGGGCGGCCTCGGTCACCACCAGGTCTTCCAGAAACATCATCCGGCCCTTCCAAGTCGAGTAAGCGGTATAAAAGAGGGCTAGCCCGATGAGGTCATCGCCATTTTCGAGCACGAAAAAGCCGAAAATCGGCGCCGGCCCGAAGCCGTCGTGGCGCATCATCTCCAGGGTGTTGGTCACGGCATCGGGCGCGCGCTCGTAGGCAGCTAGTTCCTGAATGAGGGCGAGCACGCGGGGCAAATCGGCTTCCTGGCCGCGGCGGAGGGTAGGGGAGGTAGTCATAGAAAGGTATGCAAAAGCCTGTGCCAATAAGCTGGCGAACAACTTATTGGCACAGGCCATCACGCACTACTGAAGGGCGTTTAAATCTGTAAAAGCAAGTAATGCCGCGGGTTACATCTGCGGCTGCATCTTCTTGATGTCCTCCACTGCGTTGGGGGCCGTGAGCTCGCGCATGGGGCTGTTGGCGGCGGGAGCGGGGGCCTTCTTGCCGCCGGTAGTGTCCACGGCGGCCGGAATGGGCGGCAGGGTGGTGGTGGCTACGTCGTCTTCGGTCGAAGTGGGGTTGCCGTCGGGCGAGCTGCAAGCGGCCAGGGTCAGCGTGAGGGCCGCTGAGGCTAGCAGCGCGGGCAGGAAACGTTTCATCATCATGAGATAAGCCGGATTTTAGGCCGCAAGTTACGGCGCGATGGCCCGAATGTTGGGCAGCGCCGGCAGCGAATACGCGGATAGCTGCCACAGCCACCACCCTAGCCAGGCCGCGCGGGCCGTCCAGGCCAGCGTGCGCAGCCAGTTGGTACGCCGCAGGCCGTCGAGGGCAATGTAGTTGTAGCCCCCGGTTTCGAGCCGATTGTGAAACGGCACGGCAATGAAAAACGTGGCTAGCCACACCAGCACTACCAGCGCCAACTGCCCCAGCGCCCGGCCGGCGCCCCAGGCCGGGTAGGCCGCCCAGGCTAGCCAGCCGGCCAGGGCCAGCTCCAGCACCATAGGCGCGCCCACCGCCCAGCCCATGCCCCGCGTGTGGGCGGCGTGGTAGCGGGCAAACTCGGCCTTGCCCACCAGCGCCAGTGCTGGGTACGTGACCAGCTGCACCACCCAGATAACGCCGGTGAGATAAGCCGCCAGGGTAAAATTGAGCAGGAGCAGGTGGGTAAGGGTCATGCGGGAAGCAGCAGCGGTGCAACCGTCCTACGCAAAGTGCCGACCGTTAGCTACTATGGCTGGGGCAACACTACTATTGTGGCGCTTCTGGCTAGGCTCTTTCCTTTTTTTGCAAATGAACAAAAATCTGTTGGCGCTGCCGCTGCTGGCCGCCCTGGCTACGGCCTGTAATTCATCCTCTACGTCTTCGGCTAGCGCGGGCAAGCAGCCCGACTTGCTGCGCGCCGCCCTCGACACCACCGTGGCGCCGGGCGACGACTTTTTCAGCTACGCCAACGGCACCTGGATTAAAAACCACCCGATTCCGGCCTCCGAAAGCAATTCGGGCATCGGCATTGAGGTGCAGAAGGAAGTGTACGCCCGCTTGCGCGCAACCAGTGTGGAAGCTGCTAAGGCCAACGCCGCCGCGGGTAGCAACCAGCAGAAAATTGGCGACTTCTGGGCCATAGGTATCGATTCGGTGAAGGCTAACCAGCTGGGCTACACACCCATCAAGCCGGAGCTAGACCGCATCGCAGCCATCAAAACGACGGCCGATGTGCCGGGCGTAGTGGCCCACGAAATCCAGCTGGGGGTGCGCGCCCTCATTGGCCCGCGCGTGAGCCAGGACGAGAAGAACAGCGACAAGATGGCGCTGTACCTGCACCAGAGTGGCCTGGGCTTGCCCAACCGCGATTACTACTTCAACTCTGACAACCGCACCAAGGGCATCCGCCGGGCCTACGTGCGCCACGTGGCCAGCATGTTTAAGCTGCTGGGCCAGGACTCGACCACGGCCAACGCCAGCGCCGCCAAGGTGATGGCGCTGGAAACTGGCCTAGCCAAGTCGTCGCGCAAGCTCGCCGACTTGCGCGACCCTTACAAGAACTACAACAAGATGACCCTAGCCCAGCTCGACAAGCTGACGCCGGGCATCGACTGGAAGTCGTGGTTTGGCCAGCTCGGCGCCACCAGCGTTGATACCGTGATTGTGGGGCAGCCCGAGTTTTACCAGACCGTGGGCCAACTCCTGAAAACCAAGTCGGTGGACGACTGGAAGGCTTACCTCACCTGGCAGTTGGCCCGCGAATATGCGCCGACCCTTAGCCAGCCTTTCGTGGAGGAGAACTTTAAGTTCTACGGCACACAGCTGCGCGGCGCCAAGGCCATGCGCCCCCGCTGGAAGCGCGTGCTCGACATGGAGGAAGACGCCCTGGGCGATGCCTTGGGTCAGCTCTTCGTGAAAGAGTACTTCAAGCCCGAGGCCAAGGCCCGCTACGATACCTTGGTGAAGAACGTGATGTCGTCGTTCTCGCAGCACATCCAGAACGTGGACTGGATGAGCGCGCCCACCAAAGTAGTCGCTCAAAGCAAGCTCAAGGCCATCATGCCCAAGGTAGGCTACCCCACCAAGTGGAAGGATTACTCGAATCTGAAAATCGACCGCAGCTCCTTGGCCGCCAACGTAATGCGCGCCAACCAGTGGCAGTACAATTACCAGCTGGGCAAGCTCGGCAAGCCCGTGGACCGCACCGAGTGGGGCATGACGCCCCAGACCTACAACGCCTACTATAACCCCAGCAACAACGAGATTGTGCTGCCCGCCGCGGCCTTCGCCATCCCGACGCTGCTCGATGCTGATGCCGACGACGCGCTGGTGTATGGCTACGCCGGGGCCAGCACCATCGGCCACGAGCTGACCCACGGCTTCGACGACCAGGGCAGCCAGTACGACGCCCACGGCAACCTGCACGAGTGGTGGAGCAAGGCCGACCGCCAGCGCTTCAACCAACGCGTGAACGTGATTGTGCGGCAGTTCAACCACTACACCTTGCTCGATTCGATGCACATCAACGGCAAGGCCACGGCCGGCGAAAATATTGCTGACCTCGGCGGCATCGTCATCGGCCTCGACGCCTTCAAAAAAACCAAGGAGTACAAAGAGGGCAAGAAAGTGGCCGGCCTCACGCCGGTGCAGCGCTACTTTCTGGGCTACGCGCTAGGGTGGCAGATGCACGTGCGCGACGAGGCCCTGGCCTCGCAGCTGCTCACCGACGTGCACTCGCCGGCTCAGTACCGCGTGAATGGCCCGATGGCCGACGTGCCCGCCTTCTACGATGCCTTTGGGGTGAAGCCCGGCCAGAAGCTATATATTCCCGACTCGGCGCGGGTGAAGATTTGGTGAGCTAAGGCTTGATTAGCTGCTGGGTATGGCAGTTTGGGGCGAGCTTACGTAAGAGCGGGCAAAATCTTGATTCTGCCCGCTCTTATGGCTCCTGCCGTGCCGCTCACCTCTGCCGATAAGCTCCACGAACTGCTCGCGCACCGCGACTTTCGGGGCCTGAAAACGCTGCTGCCCACTCTGGCCGCGCCCGACCTGGCCCACCTCATCGCCCACCGGCCAGTAGGCGAGCTGCTGATTGTGTTCCGGTTGCTGCCGCTGCCCCAGGCCACGCGGGTGTTTGAGTACCTCACGCCCTCGGCCCAAAACCAGCTGCTGGGCCAGCTAGCCCCCGAGCAGCTCACGGCCATGCTCAACCACATGGCCCCCGACGACCGCACCAACCTCTTCGAGCGCCTGCCGCCCGAGTTTGTGCGCGCGCAGGTCGAGCGGCTAGCCCCCGAGCAGCGCCGCATCACGCTCGAGCTGCTGGGCTTCCCGCACGACAGTGTGGGCCGCCTCATGACGCCCGACTATATTGCCCTGCGCGAAGATTGGAGCATGGCTGAAGTCTTCGACTTCATTCGCCGCCACGGCGCCAGCGCCGAAACGGTGACGATGCTGTATGTGGTTGACGACAAAGGCGTTTTGCTGGATGATATTCACATTCGCGATTTTCTGATGGCGCCTGCCACGGCGCACGTGCGCGACATCATGGACCGGCGCTTTGTGTGCCTCAGCGCCCAGCAAAGCCAGGAAAAGGCCCTGGCCGACTTCCGCCGCCACCAGCGCATCGCGCTGCCCGTCACCGACGCCCACGGCGTGCTGCTGGGCATCGTCACGCTCGATGACATCCTGGCCCTGCGCGAGCGCGAAGACACCGAGGACATGCAAAAGCTCGGCGGCTCCGAGGCTCTCGACGAGCCGTATTTGCAGATTCCGCTGCTGAAAATGGTGCAGAAGCGCGCCGGCTGGCTGGTGGTGCTCTTCCTGGGCGAGATGTTTACGGCCACCGCAATGGGCTTTTTCGAGGGCGAAATTGAAAAGGCCGTAGTGCTGGCCCTGTTCGTGCCACTGGTTATCAGCTCGGGCGGCAATGCGGGTTCGCAGGCTACTTCTTTGATAATAAGGGCCATGAGCCTGGGCGAAGTGACGGTGGGCCGCTGGTGGCAGGTGATGCGCCGCGAGCTGCTGGCGGGCTTGTCGCTAGGCGTCATTCTGGGCATTGTGGGCACCATTCGCATTGCGCTGTGGCAGGGCCTGCACCTGCGCGACTACGGCCCGCACTGGGTGCCGCTGGCGCTGGCGGTGGGCTTTGCGCTGGTGGGCATCGTGCTGTGGGGCTCACTGGCGGGCTCCATGCTGCCGCTGCTACTCAAGAAGGTAGGCTTCGACCCGGCCACCTCGTCGGCCCCTTTCGTGGCGACGCTCGTGGATGTAACGGGGCTGGTTATCTACTTCACCGTAGCCTATGCCTTCTTGCACGGCACACTTTTGTAAGTAGGGTAGCCAGCCTAGGATTAGGCAATTATCTTACGCTTTTCCGGCTCTGGCCTACCTTTGCGGAGCGTATTGCCTGCGGCCATTATTTTCCTTGTTTGATGACTTTTTATACTTTGCGGGCGCTGGCAGTGGCTGGCCTGCTGGCCCTGGCTGGCACAGTCTACGGCCAGGGTGCCGTCACGCCGCCTTCGTCGGCTACGCCGGGCAAGCAGCCGGCGGCCGCTTCGGCCCAGCAGCCCATCCACGTTGATGAAGGCAAGCCCAACGACTACCACGGCTGGAGCCTGCACTTTCAGCAGACGATTATCCGGCAGTGGCACGCCAATTTTACGGCGCCCTACTCCGACAGCCTGAGTCTGCGGCCCCGCGAAAGTGCCGCCACCTCACTCACTACTACGCTTTACCTGGGCCGGCAGCTCTGGAAAAACGCGGTTGTGATTCTCAACCCCGAGGTGTCGGGCGGCAGTGGCCTGAGCAGCGCTTCGGGCCTGGGCGGCGCCCTCAACGGCGAAACCTTCCGGGTAGGCTCGCCCGAGCCGGTGCTTTACCTGGCGCGCCTGTATTTGCAGCAGCGCTTTGCAATTGGCTCAGAAATGGTGGACGATGAAGACGACCTCAACCAGGTGGGCGGCCCGCGCCCGGTGCGCTACTTCAGCGTCACGGCCGGTAAGCTGTGCTTGGCCGATTATTTTGACCAGAATAGCTACTCGCACGACCCGCGCACCCAGTTTATGAACTGGACGCTGATGAGCGCCGGCGCCTGGGACTACCCGGCCAACACCCGCGGCTACACCGTAGGCGGCGTGCTCGAATACATCACGCCCAGCTTTGCGGTGCGCGCCGCCTCCACCCTGATGCCTACCTACGCCAACGGCCCGCTACTCGACTACGACTACGCCAAAGCCCACGGCGAAACCGTGGAAATCACCAAAACCTATAACCTGCGCGGCCACCAGGGCACGGTGCGCGTGCTGGGCTTCCACAACGTGGCGGCCATGGGCAACTACTACCAGGCCATTGCCGCGCCCACCGTCAATGGCCACCCCAGCATCATCAGCGTGCGCGGGCCTAGCCACGGCAAAACCGGCTTTGCCATCAACGTAGAGCAGGAGCTGGGCCACGAGCTGGGCGCTTTTGGCCGCCTGAGCTACAACGATGGCAAAAACGAAACCTGGGCCTTCACGGAGGTAGACCAGAGCGTGAGCCTGGGCCTGGTAAGCACCGGCGCGCGCTGGCACCGCGCCACCGACCGCCTGGGCCTGGCCGCCGTGGTCAACGGCCTCTCGCCCGGCCACCGCGACTACCTGGCCGCCGGCGGCTACGGCTTTATGCTCGGCGATGGCACCCTCAACTACGCCCCCGAGCTCATTACGGAGCTGTACTACAGCATCGACTTTCCCAAGTATCACGCCGCCATCACGCCCGATTATCAGTTTGCCGTAAACCCCGGCTACAACCGCGACCGCAAGGGGCCTATTCACGTGGTGGCGCTGCGGCTGCACGTTGAGTTTTAGGGAGTAGAGCTACCTTTATACTGCCTACCAAAAACGTCCGGCTATGGAGCCTATTACGCAGTTTTCGCAGCTCGACCTTACTAAAACGTATACCTACGCCGATTATCTGACGTGGAAATTTGACGAGTTTGTCGAACTCATCAAGGGCGAGGTGATGCGGCCGATGGCGGGGCCTAGCCGGCGGCACCAGGAGTACTCTACTAACTTGCTGAGGCAGATTTTACCGGTTATGGCTGGTAGTTCTTGCCGTGTTTACCACGCCCCTTTTGACGTGCGCCTGACCACGGGCGGAGCTAATGGCGACCAGCAAATTAGGACGGTGGTACAGCCGGATATTTGCGTAGTCTGCGACCTAGCCAAACTCGACGACCGGGGCTGCCTGGGCGCTCCCGATTGGATTATCGAAATCGTGTCGCCCGGCAATACCACTCGCGATACGCGCATCAAGTATGACCTCTACGAGGAAAGCGGCGTGCTGGAATACTGGATTGTGTATCCTGGCGTGAAGACAGTAGCCGCCTTTACGCTGGTGGCCGGCCAGTATAAGCTGACCGCCGAGTATACCGAGCCGGGCCCAATTCCGGTGGCTACGCTGCCGGGGCTAGCGCTGGAATGGGCCGGGATTTTTACTGAAGATTAAGCTGGCTAGCTCGGCCTATATTTGCAACTCCCTGACCGGCAAGGTGTCCTTGCCGGTCAGGGAGTTGCTGTTTGATGAAGAAAATAGTATTGGCGCTGGCCCTGCTGGCCGCGCTGCCGTTGCGCCTGTGGGC
The genomic region above belongs to Hymenobacter sp. BRD128 and contains:
- a CDS encoding T9SS type A sorting domain-containing protein, encoding MATHELGHAQQLTHLIRPGAIMHYGIAAGANLRILSPASDVAGGRLVLRTRSFRNRGCGGPAMLPAPLTALATTVAGGVPAFTLSTRAECFLTGFVLERSAGLDTTAASGGWQAVATAGAGLASGQYTLADPRPAAGLHYYRLSLRRPDGTTDYAAPLPLLTDGGPEAQAFPNPITGDQLQVVYPAAANGNLTLRFYDELGRYHRGQLVAVQTGLNVLTLNVAGMRPGFYILRLTDDQGSRSIRIVKR
- a CDS encoding GNAT family N-acetyltransferase translates to MTTSPTLRRGQEADLPRVLALIQELAAYERAPDAVTNTLEMMRHDGFGPAPIFGFFVLENGDDLIGLALFYTAYSTWKGRMMFLEDLVVTEAARRGGYGRLLFDAVVAEAQRTGAQRMKWQVLDWNEPAIAFYKKLGATIEGEWLNGNLSAEELRAYRFAGQA
- a CDS encoding M13 family metallopeptidase produces the protein MNKNLLALPLLAALATACNSSSTSSASAGKQPDLLRAALDTTVAPGDDFFSYANGTWIKNHPIPASESNSGIGIEVQKEVYARLRATSVEAAKANAAAGSNQQKIGDFWAIGIDSVKANQLGYTPIKPELDRIAAIKTTADVPGVVAHEIQLGVRALIGPRVSQDEKNSDKMALYLHQSGLGLPNRDYYFNSDNRTKGIRRAYVRHVASMFKLLGQDSTTANASAAKVMALETGLAKSSRKLADLRDPYKNYNKMTLAQLDKLTPGIDWKSWFGQLGATSVDTVIVGQPEFYQTVGQLLKTKSVDDWKAYLTWQLAREYAPTLSQPFVEENFKFYGTQLRGAKAMRPRWKRVLDMEEDALGDALGQLFVKEYFKPEAKARYDTLVKNVMSSFSQHIQNVDWMSAPTKVVAQSKLKAIMPKVGYPTKWKDYSNLKIDRSSLAANVMRANQWQYNYQLGKLGKPVDRTEWGMTPQTYNAYYNPSNNEIVLPAAAFAIPTLLDADADDALVYGYAGASTIGHELTHGFDDQGSQYDAHGNLHEWWSKADRQRFNQRVNVIVRQFNHYTLLDSMHINGKATAGENIADLGGIVIGLDAFKKTKEYKEGKKVAGLTPVQRYFLGYALGWQMHVRDEALASQLLTDVHSPAQYRVNGPMADVPAFYDAFGVKPGQKLYIPDSARVKIW
- the mgtE gene encoding magnesium transporter; translation: MAPAVPLTSADKLHELLAHRDFRGLKTLLPTLAAPDLAHLIAHRPVGELLIVFRLLPLPQATRVFEYLTPSAQNQLLGQLAPEQLTAMLNHMAPDDRTNLFERLPPEFVRAQVERLAPEQRRITLELLGFPHDSVGRLMTPDYIALREDWSMAEVFDFIRRHGASAETVTMLYVVDDKGVLLDDIHIRDFLMAPATAHVRDIMDRRFVCLSAQQSQEKALADFRRHQRIALPVTDAHGVLLGIVTLDDILALREREDTEDMQKLGGSEALDEPYLQIPLLKMVQKRAGWLVVLFLGEMFTATAMGFFEGEIEKAVVLALFVPLVISSGGNAGSQATSLIIRAMSLGEVTVGRWWQVMRRELLAGLSLGVILGIVGTIRIALWQGLHLRDYGPHWVPLALAVGFALVGIVLWGSLAGSMLPLLLKKVGFDPATSSAPFVATLVDVTGLVIYFTVAYAFLHGTLL
- a CDS encoding carbohydrate porin; translated protein: MTFYTLRALAVAGLLALAGTVYGQGAVTPPSSATPGKQPAAASAQQPIHVDEGKPNDYHGWSLHFQQTIIRQWHANFTAPYSDSLSLRPRESAATSLTTTLYLGRQLWKNAVVILNPEVSGGSGLSSASGLGGALNGETFRVGSPEPVLYLARLYLQQRFAIGSEMVDDEDDLNQVGGPRPVRYFSVTAGKLCLADYFDQNSYSHDPRTQFMNWTLMSAGAWDYPANTRGYTVGGVLEYITPSFAVRAASTLMPTYANGPLLDYDYAKAHGETVEITKTYNLRGHQGTVRVLGFHNVAAMGNYYQAIAAPTVNGHPSIISVRGPSHGKTGFAINVEQELGHELGAFGRLSYNDGKNETWAFTEVDQSVSLGLVSTGARWHRATDRLGLAAVVNGLSPGHRDYLAAGGYGFMLGDGTLNYAPELITELYYSIDFPKYHAAITPDYQFAVNPGYNRDRKGPIHVVALRLHVEF
- a CDS encoding Uma2 family endonuclease, whose translation is MEPITQFSQLDLTKTYTYADYLTWKFDEFVELIKGEVMRPMAGPSRRHQEYSTNLLRQILPVMAGSSCRVYHAPFDVRLTTGGANGDQQIRTVVQPDICVVCDLAKLDDRGCLGAPDWIIEIVSPGNTTRDTRIKYDLYEESGVLEYWIVYPGVKTVAAFTLVAGQYKLTAEYTEPGPIPVATLPGLALEWAGIFTED